From one Humulus lupulus chromosome 8, drHumLupu1.1, whole genome shotgun sequence genomic stretch:
- the LOC133795765 gene encoding uncharacterized protein LOC133795765 yields MPAKRAFDLYTKSASKKKSHRRQSGEGCSNPSAKKSRIDDPHASTPMKETTPPLAPAREGVLTMTSGWRCSRTLTIQFEKRLSNQLSAAEAQYTKQLKATEAAHAEQMKVVEAKHFDALKEAEVKHTEALKEAEAKHLEALQVTEAKIASLEEELKKKEASIAKITASKEQYKETSLINYREAHKLQDELEISRKEVRALEEQNACNLEDYEGATFEYHIREAELARCIARLEEETIPRSAEISLATGIEDAREKAGDAVDQQQKSPQDPPASS; encoded by the exons ATGCCTGCCAAACGTGCCTTTGACTTGTACACCAAATCGGCGAGCAAGAAAAAGTCCCATAGGCGCCAGTCTGGGGAGGGCTGCAGCAATCCCTCCGCGAAGAAATCTCGAATAGACGACCCTCATGCGTCTACTCCAATGaaggagacaactcctccacTAGCTCCTGCTAGGGAG GGAGTTCTTACCATGACTTCTGGTTGGCGCTGCTCGAGGACGCTGACCATTCAATTCGAAAAGAGACTTAGCAATCAGCTTAGTGCTGCTGAGGCTCAATACACCAAGCAACTCAAGGCAACAGAAGCTGCTCATGCTGAGCAGATGAAGGTGGTTGAGGCAAAGCATTTCGATGCCCTTAAGGAGGCAGAGGTGAAGCATACTGAGGCCCTCAAGGAGGCTGAGGCAAAGCACCTCGAGGCGCTGCAGGTGACCGAGGCCAAAATCGCTTCTCTTGAAGAAGAGTTGAAAAAGAAGGAGGCGAGTATTGCCAAGATCACTGCATCCAAGGAGCAGTATAAGGAGACTTCACTTATAAATTACcgggaagcccacaagcttcaagatGAGCTGGAGATAAGCCGCAAGGAAGTTCGTGCACTGGAGGAACAGAATGCCTGCAACCTTGAAGACTATGAAGGGGCGACGTTTGAGT ACCATATCAGGGAGGCAGAGTTGGCTAGGTGCATTGCTCGTCTAGAAGAGGAAACAATTCCAAGGTCTGCAGAGATTTCTTTAGCAACCGGGATCGAGGACGCCCGAGAAAAAGCTGGAGATGCAGTCGATCAGCAGCAGAAATCTCCACAGGATCCCCCGGCTTCTTCATAa